One genomic window of Leptospira paudalimensis includes the following:
- a CDS encoding MbnP family copper-binding protein — MKLLKTILVSLFLFSFVSCDTNSNSDDNQTLALLALAMPQTVNLNFEALANGQNLTTGTNITANARTVQFRDFRLFVSEVKMVKADGTTADVTLTTDNVWQANGVALIDFETTQTSDKNLKVTGTAPAGAYTGIQYTVGVPESLNHLDRTTQVSPLNVSAMYWAWTSGYKHSKIEFSFDSGSSWTNLHVGSTNCSGAPNYGNCSKKYRATIQLLGSINPSNQTISLSVDQLIKDHTGGIATTCMPAQAGADCTPLLRAFGLNESSGSVDSSISQRVFSLK, encoded by the coding sequence ATGAAATTATTAAAAACAATTCTCGTCTCTCTCTTTCTTTTCAGCTTCGTGTCTTGTGATACAAATTCGAATTCGGATGACAACCAAACTTTGGCACTTTTAGCACTAGCAATGCCACAAACTGTGAATCTAAATTTTGAGGCTCTTGCAAATGGACAAAATTTGACAACAGGCACCAATATCACTGCCAATGCAAGAACTGTACAGTTTCGTGACTTTCGACTATTTGTATCAGAGGTTAAAATGGTGAAAGCGGACGGTACAACTGCAGATGTTACATTAACAACGGATAATGTTTGGCAAGCAAATGGTGTAGCCTTAATCGATTTTGAAACTACTCAAACATCAGATAAAAACTTAAAAGTAACAGGTACTGCACCTGCCGGAGCATATACGGGCATTCAATACACAGTTGGAGTACCCGAATCCCTTAATCACTTAGATAGAACCACGCAAGTATCCCCTTTGAATGTTTCGGCAATGTATTGGGCTTGGACGAGTGGTTATAAGCATTCAAAAATTGAATTTAGTTTTGATTCGGGATCGTCTTGGACAAATCTACACGTTGGATCAACAAACTGTTCTGGAGCACCAAATTACGGAAATTGCTCTAAAAAGTATAGAGCAACAATTCAGTTGTTAGGTTCTATTAACCCTAGTAACCAGACAATTTCACTTAGTGTAGACCAGTTGATCAAGGACCATACAGGAGGTATAGCGACTACATGTATGCCTGCACAAGCAGGAGCTGATTGTACACCATTACTGAGAGCATTTGGATTAAATGAGTCAAGTGGTTCTGTTGATAGCTCAATTTCGCAAAGAGTATTTAGTTTAAAGTAA
- a CDS encoding MbnH family di-heme enzyme, translating to MKFFKLRVCIVSVLITGCNILPFQKKETNDDLLLATIGILATASDWVWDLPPGFPVPVVPLENPMSKAKVELGRHLFNEKVLSGNETMSCGSCHIQSLAFADGKDFPSGITSEVHPRNAQHLSNVAYLPRLTWNNPRMTNLEVQARVPMFGENPIELGLSSSSFIDKLKSKTLYQTLFTNAFGNAESAVNEQNVRFAIASFQRSMISGNSRYDQYTFRNNKSALNASEIRGMNLFNGEVAECFHCHGGFNFTDTSFHGGAKEEFFYHSNGIHDDAYYAGVPSNKRGLFDLTGITSDTGKFRAPSLRNIGVTYPYMHDGSFMCDNANNPNITSGKTKTDCARDALTKVVDHYRSGGQNHSVKDSTLIRAFTITNSQRDDMVNFLLALTDDEFLTNPKFASPF from the coding sequence ATGAAATTTTTCAAACTTAGAGTTTGTATTGTAAGTGTTTTAATAACTGGATGTAATATATTACCGTTTCAAAAGAAAGAGACCAATGATGACTTACTTTTAGCCACGATTGGCATTTTAGCAACTGCTTCTGATTGGGTTTGGGATTTACCGCCGGGGTTTCCTGTACCTGTTGTACCTTTGGAAAACCCCATGTCTAAAGCAAAAGTAGAACTGGGAAGGCATTTGTTTAATGAAAAAGTGCTTTCTGGAAACGAAACCATGTCATGTGGCAGTTGTCATATCCAATCTCTTGCCTTTGCTGACGGAAAGGATTTTCCTTCTGGAATCACAAGCGAGGTCCACCCGCGAAATGCTCAGCATTTATCAAATGTAGCTTATTTGCCAAGACTAACATGGAATAATCCAAGAATGACAAATTTAGAGGTCCAAGCAAGAGTTCCTATGTTTGGTGAAAATCCAATTGAGCTAGGGTTGTCTTCAAGTTCGTTTATTGACAAACTTAAATCCAAAACATTATACCAAACTCTCTTCACAAACGCATTTGGAAATGCGGAGAGTGCTGTCAATGAACAGAACGTACGATTTGCCATTGCCAGTTTCCAAAGATCAATGATTTCAGGAAATTCTAGGTATGACCAATATACTTTTCGGAATAATAAATCTGCTTTAAATGCGTCTGAAATTAGAGGGATGAATCTTTTTAATGGAGAAGTGGCAGAGTGTTTCCATTGCCATGGAGGGTTTAATTTTACGGATACTTCCTTTCATGGTGGGGCAAAAGAGGAATTCTTTTACCATAGCAATGGAATCCATGATGATGCCTATTATGCGGGAGTACCTAGCAATAAACGAGGGTTATTCGACTTGACTGGAATTACATCAGATACGGGAAAATTCCGTGCACCGTCACTTCGTAATATTGGTGTTACTTACCCATACATGCATGATGGAAGTTTTATGTGTGATAATGCAAATAATCCTAATATCACCAGTGGTAAAACAAAAACAGATTGTGCAAGGGATGCATTGACCAAGGTAGTGGACCATTATCGCAGTGGGGGTCAAAACCATTCTGTCAAAGATTCCACTCTGATTCGTGCTTTTACCATTACCAATTCCCAAAGAGACGATATGGTAAACTTCTTATTAGCACTGACAGATGATGAGTTTTTGACGAATCCAAAGTTTGCGAGTCCATTTTGA
- a CDS encoding LIC11086 family outer membrane transporter: MKQLVIGFLLFIGTVGNLFSHHTGSSDSPNATARFVDPFTGKREKPTNYLVMTQDYYQSTRENSHLFTTTAFAELNFFDGRFALNASVPWNYYQQRGREDAARIGKTYLGFKYQPFFDLDKPYFFVIEGSVGFPSGPDTDRFTGGNYYTGTGFIKLGYLYEKWSFVTKIGGLNPLSRPQPSNLQDNDGIPFYLRKPSATPPEPEYEFKKTTLISAYVTYYLMPEISLFSGILYRNPYNGVDYSKEHDKANPSYFTEASGGFSWNFSEKYNMSLAYRYPLQRDREYRLYQSAWTFAFSMEWGSD, from the coding sequence ATGAAACAGCTTGTCATTGGATTCCTTTTGTTTATTGGTACAGTTGGGAATTTATTTTCACATCACACGGGTTCGTCGGATAGTCCGAATGCAACTGCAAGGTTTGTCGATCCATTTACTGGGAAACGAGAAAAACCAACTAACTATTTGGTGATGACACAAGATTATTACCAATCCACAAGAGAAAATAGCCATCTCTTCACCACTACCGCCTTTGCTGAGTTGAATTTTTTTGATGGAAGGTTTGCTTTGAATGCATCGGTTCCTTGGAATTATTACCAACAAAGAGGAAGAGAAGATGCAGCAAGGATTGGGAAAACATATTTAGGTTTTAAATACCAACCGTTTTTTGATTTGGACAAACCGTACTTTTTTGTGATCGAAGGTTCTGTTGGATTTCCAAGTGGTCCCGATACGGATCGGTTCACGGGAGGGAATTATTATACTGGAACTGGATTTATCAAACTTGGATACCTGTATGAAAAATGGTCGTTTGTGACTAAGATCGGTGGACTGAATCCACTTTCGAGACCTCAACCAAGTAATTTACAAGACAACGATGGGATACCGTTTTATTTACGAAAACCTTCGGCCACTCCACCAGAACCTGAGTATGAATTTAAAAAAACGACTCTTATCTCCGCGTATGTGACGTATTATTTGATGCCAGAGATTTCTCTTTTCTCTGGGATATTGTATCGGAATCCTTATAATGGTGTGGATTATTCGAAAGAACATGACAAAGCCAATCCTTCCTATTTTACAGAAGCTAGTGGCGGGTTTTCTTGGAATTTTTCAGAAAAATACAATATGAGTTTGGCTTATCGTTATCCATTACAACGTGATCGGGAGTATAGACTGTACCAGTCTGCATGGACCTTTGCCTTCTCAATGGAGTGGGGAAGCGATTGA
- the ccrA gene encoding crotonyl-CoA carboxylase/reductase, producing the protein MSNVEIVPVGELPPIGVVPKKMHAQVIRPERYGEPKTSFQSEVIDVPEIGPNEVLVATMAAGVNYNNVWAALGYPVDVIAARNKKGEPEKFHIGGSDASGIVYKVGSEVKNVKVGDEVVVHCAMWDPKDPWVLSGKDPMYAPSQIIWGYESNWGSFAQFCKVQDHQCLPRPQHLTWEASAAYMLVAATAYRMLHHWKPNDVKPGDVVLIWGGAGGLGAMAIQIVKAAGGIPIAVVSSDDKIEFCKNLGATGVINRNKFKHWGGLTSDINKPEAFVEWTKQAREFGKAIWDIAGKGKNPQIVFEHPGETTLPTSVFVCETGGMVVICAGTTGFNATADLRYLWMRQKRLQGSHFANDDNCRDLNQLVIDKKVDPVLAQTFTFDQTGECHQLMRENKHPAGNMSILVGAKTTGLGKK; encoded by the coding sequence ATGAGCAACGTAGAAATCGTACCAGTAGGGGAACTACCTCCTATTGGAGTCGTGCCAAAAAAAATGCACGCACAGGTCATTCGCCCGGAACGTTACGGCGAACCGAAAACTTCTTTCCAATCAGAAGTCATTGATGTTCCGGAGATCGGTCCAAACGAAGTTCTCGTAGCCACTATGGCTGCTGGGGTGAACTATAACAACGTTTGGGCGGCCTTAGGTTACCCTGTAGATGTCATTGCTGCACGGAATAAAAAAGGTGAACCTGAAAAATTCCACATCGGTGGATCTGATGCGTCTGGTATCGTATACAAAGTTGGTTCTGAAGTTAAAAATGTAAAAGTGGGTGATGAAGTAGTTGTCCATTGTGCGATGTGGGATCCAAAAGATCCATGGGTTCTTTCTGGCAAAGATCCAATGTATGCACCTTCACAAATTATTTGGGGATATGAATCCAACTGGGGATCCTTTGCACAATTTTGTAAAGTTCAAGATCACCAATGCCTTCCACGTCCTCAGCACCTAACATGGGAAGCTTCCGCAGCATATATGTTAGTTGCTGCAACTGCTTACAGAATGTTACACCACTGGAAACCAAATGATGTAAAACCTGGTGATGTCGTTTTAATTTGGGGTGGAGCTGGTGGACTTGGTGCCATGGCGATCCAAATTGTCAAAGCTGCTGGTGGAATTCCAATCGCTGTGGTTTCCTCAGATGATAAAATTGAATTCTGTAAAAACTTAGGTGCAACAGGTGTGATCAACCGTAACAAGTTTAAACACTGGGGTGGACTCACTTCTGATATCAACAAACCAGAAGCATTCGTTGAATGGACGAAACAAGCTCGTGAGTTTGGTAAAGCGATTTGGGACATTGCTGGAAAAGGCAAAAACCCTCAAATCGTTTTTGAACACCCAGGTGAAACTACACTTCCAACTTCCGTATTTGTATGTGAAACGGGAGGTATGGTTGTGATCTGCGCTGGAACCACAGGTTTTAATGCGACAGCTGACCTTCGTTATCTTTGGATGAGACAAAAACGTCTGCAAGGTTCACACTTCGCTAACGACGACAACTGTCGTGACCTCAACCAATTGGTGATTGATAAAAAAGTGGATCCAGTTCTGGCACAAACCTTTACTTTCGATCAAACTGGTGAATGCCACCAATTGATGCGTGAAAACAAACACCCAGCAGGAAACATGTCGATCCTCGTAGGTGCAAAAACGACAGGTTTAGGAAAGAAGTAA
- a CDS encoding VOC family protein translates to MFPRINLITLGVSDLNRAVQFYETGLGWKKSKESNENVAFFQIGALVLGLFGEKDLANDIGIPFQNRQEYSGLTLAQNVESEAEVDRIINIVRKLGATILKEPQKVFWGGYSAYFKDFDGHIFEVAYNPFFPLNEKGEIELKQ, encoded by the coding sequence ATGTTCCCAAGAATCAATCTCATCACCCTTGGAGTTTCTGACTTAAACAGAGCGGTTCAATTTTATGAAACAGGCCTGGGTTGGAAAAAATCGAAAGAGAGCAATGAAAATGTAGCATTTTTTCAAATTGGAGCTTTGGTCTTAGGTTTGTTTGGCGAAAAGGATTTGGCTAATGACATTGGGATCCCTTTTCAAAATAGACAAGAGTATTCTGGTCTCACTTTAGCTCAAAATGTAGAGAGTGAAGCCGAGGTAGATCGAATTATAAACATAGTGCGTAAGTTAGGTGCTACGATCCTGAAAGAACCTCAAAAAGTGTTTTGGGGAGGGTACAGCGCTTACTTCAAAGATTTTGATGGTCACATATTTGAAGTTGCTTACAATCCGTTTTTCCCTCTCAATGAAAAGGGAGAAATTGAATTAAAGCAATAA
- a CDS encoding zinc-dependent alcohol dehydrogenase family protein, with protein sequence MKQAEIKQFGLENLKIIEASEPKIVGPTDVLVRLYAASLNYRDSLVVEGKYNPKFPLPLVPCSDGAGEVLQIGSQVTEWKVGDKVLLTFAPKWISKEATHAEIRHTIGGPLPGTLRELAVVPETGLVRMPNHLSYEEAATLPCAALTAWSGLFQYSQLKPGEFVVVQGTGGVSIFALQFAKMVGAKVILTSSSDDKLERGKTLGADFCINYKETKDWGKKVRNITNKVGADHIIEVGGAGTLEQSIAACRPFGVIHLIGILAGKSGELNLLPAVMNNLKIQGLVVGGRKAFIEMNQAIEQSGLKPVVDKVFPLEHSVEAIQYLRSGSHFGKIVITI encoded by the coding sequence ATGAAACAAGCTGAGATCAAACAATTTGGACTTGAAAATTTAAAAATAATTGAGGCCTCTGAACCGAAAATTGTTGGTCCGACAGATGTTTTAGTACGATTGTATGCAGCATCTTTAAATTACAGAGATTCGCTTGTTGTAGAAGGAAAATACAATCCTAAATTTCCCCTACCACTTGTTCCTTGCAGTGATGGTGCAGGAGAAGTGTTACAAATTGGTTCACAAGTCACAGAATGGAAAGTAGGAGACAAAGTCCTTCTTACCTTTGCTCCTAAGTGGATTTCTAAAGAAGCAACACATGCAGAAATTCGCCACACGATTGGCGGTCCCTTGCCAGGTACTTTGCGTGAATTAGCAGTTGTACCGGAAACAGGTCTTGTTCGAATGCCGAATCATCTCAGTTATGAAGAAGCTGCCACCTTACCTTGCGCAGCTCTCACTGCATGGTCAGGGCTTTTCCAATATAGCCAACTCAAACCAGGTGAATTTGTCGTCGTACAAGGAACAGGTGGTGTTTCCATCTTTGCTTTACAGTTTGCAAAAATGGTAGGTGCCAAAGTGATCCTCACTTCTTCCAGTGATGATAAACTCGAGAGAGGAAAAACCTTAGGTGCTGATTTTTGTATCAATTACAAAGAAACGAAGGATTGGGGAAAAAAAGTCAGAAACATTACAAATAAGGTTGGTGCGGATCACATCATCGAAGTAGGTGGAGCAGGGACACTCGAACAATCCATTGCCGCCTGTCGTCCGTTTGGTGTGATCCACTTGATTGGGATTCTGGCTGGTAAATCAGGAGAATTGAATTTACTTCCAGCAGTGATGAACAATTTAAAAATCCAAGGTTTAGTCGTTGGAGGTAGAAAAGCCTTTATTGAAATGAACCAAGCCATCGAACAATCTGGACTAAAACCAGTTGTAGACAAAGTGTTTCCGTTAGAACATTCTGTAGAGGCAATCCAATACTTACGATCTGGTTCACATTTTGGAAAGATTGTGATTACAATTTAG
- a CDS encoding DUF2721 domain-containing protein has translation MDQLTYNIPGLLFPAISLLMLGFTNRFFGLASLSRQLLAEYESSKSEVLVKQIHNLRFRISLILYSQSAGILSLILCTCSLGMIPFYNLLAWIFFSISLLLMVISLVLALVEIHLSVNALDIERKSILGPSNLSKL, from the coding sequence TTGGACCAATTAACTTACAACATTCCAGGTTTGTTATTCCCTGCAATTTCACTTTTGATGTTAGGGTTTACCAATCGATTTTTTGGTTTAGCGAGTTTATCAAGGCAACTTCTTGCAGAGTATGAATCTTCCAAATCGGAAGTTCTCGTAAAACAAATTCACAATCTACGTTTTCGGATTTCATTGATTTTGTATTCACAAAGTGCAGGAATCTTAAGCCTCATCCTTTGTACTTGTTCCTTAGGGATGATTCCGTTTTATAATTTACTTGCTTGGATCTTTTTTTCGATCTCTTTATTATTGATGGTGATCTCTCTAGTTTTGGCTCTTGTCGAAATCCATTTATCTGTGAATGCTCTTGACATCGAGCGAAAATCGATTTTGGGACCTTCAAACCTATCTAAATTGTAA
- a CDS encoding DUF1858 domain-containing protein, whose translation MTESTKPRFFKEMTVGEAIAIHPEAGLVFSSYHLGGCSHCSINEVETIEQVCMGYGVEVDTLIDSLNNLFAEE comes from the coding sequence ATGACTGAATCAACAAAACCACGCTTTTTTAAAGAAATGACCGTAGGCGAAGCAATTGCCATCCATCCGGAAGCGGGGCTTGTTTTCTCAAGTTACCACTTAGGTGGATGTTCCCACTGTTCCATCAATGAAGTGGAAACAATTGAACAAGTTTGTATGGGATATGGAGTGGAAGTAGACACTCTTATCGACTCATTAAACAATTTGTTCGCTGAAGAATAG
- a CDS encoding 6-carboxytetrahydropterin synthase: MFTQENGKFYVRIEGRFESAHFLYQYFADGTDEPIHGHSWKVEVFLEGKTNIRPDGISYDFLTARNKLMELVHSIDHILINDHPDFKGINPTSENVARWFYSGLKNEVKESEGKIRRIVIHEGPENLAFFEPET, encoded by the coding sequence ATGTTTACCCAAGAAAACGGGAAATTTTATGTCCGCATTGAAGGTCGGTTTGAGTCCGCTCATTTCCTCTACCAGTACTTTGCCGATGGAACTGACGAGCCAATCCACGGCCATTCCTGGAAAGTAGAAGTGTTTTTAGAAGGAAAAACGAACATCCGTCCCGATGGGATCTCCTATGATTTTTTAACAGCTCGAAACAAACTAATGGAACTTGTTCACTCCATCGACCATATCCTCATCAATGACCACCCTGATTTCAAAGGGATCAATCCTACATCGGAAAATGTAGCACGTTGGTTTTATTCTGGATTGAAGAACGAAGTAAAGGAATCAGAGGGAAAAATTCGTAGGATTGTCATCCATGAAGGACCAGAAAATTTAGCGTTTTTTGAACCAGAAACATAG